The Petrocella atlantisensis genome has a window encoding:
- a CDS encoding radical SAM protein, with protein MKNLLGTIRLKDHNSDITIDKNEKHPCFTAKAHDYARMHLPVAPKCNIQCNYCHRKYDCNNESRPGVTSDILTPKEALHKYIEIKKKMPNLSVVGIAGPGDALANWENTKETLRYIRAYDKDIVFCLSTNGLKLRKYADQLIELGVTHITVTINTIYEDVAAKIYKYIRYDGKKYFGVEGARLLLEEQWAGVAYLEDKDVLTKVNVVYLKGINDDHIDKIVEKAEAMGASVTNIMGHIPVADTPFEVLEQATKEEITQVRLDNMGTLPQMLHCNQCRADAVGKLGGCRSVS; from the coding sequence ATGAAAAATCTCTTAGGCACCATAAGGTTAAAGGACCATAACTCAGATATAACAATAGATAAGAACGAGAAGCATCCGTGTTTTACTGCAAAAGCCCATGATTATGCACGCATGCACTTACCGGTAGCCCCCAAATGTAACATTCAATGTAATTATTGTCATCGTAAGTATGACTGTAACAATGAAAGTCGTCCCGGTGTTACCTCGGACATATTAACGCCAAAAGAAGCACTACACAAATATATAGAGATCAAAAAGAAGATGCCCAATCTATCTGTGGTGGGTATCGCCGGGCCTGGCGATGCACTGGCGAATTGGGAGAATACAAAAGAAACACTTCGTTATATAAGGGCTTATGATAAAGATATAGTCTTTTGCTTATCCACCAATGGTTTAAAACTGAGGAAGTATGCAGATCAGCTTATCGAACTGGGCGTGACCCATATTACTGTAACCATCAATACCATCTATGAAGATGTTGCTGCCAAGATCTACAAATACATACGCTATGATGGTAAGAAATATTTTGGTGTTGAAGGGGCGAGACTTCTTTTGGAAGAACAATGGGCAGGCGTTGCTTACTTAGAAGATAAGGATGTTTTGACAAAAGTTAATGTTGTCTATCTCAAAGGCATCAACGATGACCACATAGATAAGATTGTAGAAAAAGCAGAGGCTATGGGCGCCAGTGTCACCAACATCATGGGGCATATACCTGTCGCGGATACGCCTTTTGAAGTCCTTGAACAAGCAACAAAAGAAGAAATTACTCAAGTAAGGCTAGATAATATGGGCACATTACCACAGATGCTACACTGTAACCAATGTAGGGCAGACGCAGTCGGTAAACTTGGCGGATGTCGCAGCGTAAGTTAA
- a CDS encoding (2Fe-2S) ferredoxin domain-containing protein, whose amino-acid sequence MNLPKKHIFVCSSARLTGEIKGFCAQNEGLEILENFVEEVQERELDGDMMVTNTGCLGMCSMGPIVIVYPEGTWYGRVTADDVEEIMDALESGEVVKRLLIE is encoded by the coding sequence ATGAATCTACCAAAAAAACATATATTTGTATGTTCAAGTGCCAGACTAACAGGCGAGATCAAAGGATTTTGTGCTCAGAATGAGGGGCTTGAGATATTAGAAAATTTTGTTGAAGAAGTTCAAGAGAGAGAGTTGGATGGGGATATGATGGTCACCAATACAGGATGTCTAGGGATGTGCTCCATGGGGCCAATCGTCATCGTCTATCCGGAAGGGACTTGGTACGGCAGAGTGACAGCCGATGATGTTGAAGAGATTATGGACGCCCTTGAATCCGGTGAAGTAGTAAAAAGACTGTTGATTGAATAG
- a CDS encoding homocitrate synthase/isopropylmalate synthase family protein, with protein MIRDLEKVAGKLVHEEAHRLIIIDTTLRDGEQSAGVAFSHKEKMTIARKLDGLGVDIIEAGIPVMGKSEQKVIYDMLSANLHADILTWNRMCIKDIEATLVTGATHAHISVPVSDIQIRHKLRTTRNDLITTYKKVLDYARSHNLEVSIGAEDASRADESFLIDIYAIAISYGVKRIRYADTLSVLNPFSAYERIQQLTQRLAQHFNITPRLLSQTLGIDFHGHNDFGLGTANALGAFKAGARIISCSVNGLGERAGNTPLEEIVLALSHMEGCVTSIDMKKIMEVSKLVELYSGRTLQASKPIVGDMVFSHEAGIHVDGLIKDRRNYTYLDPAILGREHHMVMGKHFGKYKRIN; from the coding sequence ATGATAAGAGATCTAGAAAAAGTAGCAGGTAAATTGGTTCATGAAGAAGCCCATAGATTAATAATTATTGACACAACCTTAAGAGATGGGGAACAATCAGCAGGTGTTGCCTTTAGCCACAAAGAAAAAATGACCATCGCAAGAAAGCTAGATGGTCTTGGTGTGGATATTATTGAAGCGGGCATTCCCGTCATGGGTAAGTCAGAGCAGAAAGTCATTTATGATATGCTATCAGCCAATCTACATGCAGATATTCTGACATGGAATAGAATGTGTATCAAAGACATAGAAGCAACGCTGGTAACAGGTGCGACACATGCACATATATCTGTTCCTGTATCGGACATACAGATTAGACACAAACTCAGAACAACCCGAAATGATCTTATAACAACCTATAAAAAAGTGCTAGACTATGCAAGGTCACATAATCTGGAAGTCTCTATAGGTGCAGAAGATGCCTCCAGAGCGGATGAATCATTTCTAATAGATATCTATGCCATAGCCATATCCTATGGCGTTAAGCGCATACGGTATGCAGATACCCTAAGTGTGCTTAATCCGTTCTCAGCATATGAGAGGATACAACAGCTTACTCAGAGATTGGCACAACATTTTAATATAACGCCTCGTTTATTATCCCAGACTTTAGGGATTGATTTTCATGGCCACAATGACTTTGGGCTGGGTACAGCCAATGCACTAGGTGCATTCAAAGCAGGTGCTAGAATCATAAGCTGTAGCGTCAACGGTCTTGGAGAAAGAGCAGGGAATACGCCACTTGAGGAGATTGTTTTGGCCCTGAGTCACATGGAAGGGTGTGTCACTTCTATAGATATGAAAAAGATTATGGAAGTGTCAAAGCTAGTTGAATTATATTCCGGTAGAACCCTTCAAGCAAGTAAACCCATTGTAGGGGACATGGTTTTTTCCCATGAGGCTGGTATACATGTGGATGGGCTTATAAAAGACCGCCGTAACTATACTTATCTTGATCCGGCCATTCTGGGTAGAGAGCATCATATGGTCATGGGTAAGCACTTTGGTAAATATAAACGAATAAATTAA
- a CDS encoding flavodoxin domain-containing protein, producing MKTQVLYASMTGHSKKIAHAIAERLSTQAYDLKDNPTLPECDLLFIVSGIYGGDSKPELISFVKSLSPAQVKKVALITSSTRNSAQGSLRQTLVDTGINVEPEEYICQGGFLFKAMGHPNKDEIEGAVVFAQKLVKEPVLS from the coding sequence ATGAAAACACAAGTACTCTATGCTTCAATGACCGGACACAGCAAAAAAATCGCTCATGCAATTGCAGAACGATTAAGTACCCAAGCCTATGATTTGAAGGACAATCCAACACTACCTGAATGTGATTTACTTTTTATCGTGAGCGGCATCTACGGTGGCGACAGTAAGCCTGAGCTTATAAGCTTTGTTAAAAGTCTGTCTCCTGCACAAGTAAAAAAAGTAGCTCTCATTACCTCGTCCACAAGAAATAGTGCACAAGGCTCTCTTCGTCAGACATTGGTGGATACCGGCATCAACGTTGAACCTGAGGAATATATATGCCAAGGTGGCTTTTTATTCAAAGCTATGGGCCATCCCAACAAAGATGAGATTGAAGGGGCCGTTGTCTTTGCGCAAAAATTAGTTAAGGAACCTGTTCTCTCTTAA
- a CDS encoding MarR family winged helix-turn-helix transcriptional regulator: MYDLENMDPRYLVFGNIFMLSNRLQNVMDQKATDLTAKQWFVLMMLGMFDTPPTLKQLASVCDSSHQNTKQLIMKLEKKGFIRIENDPNDRRAIRIATTPKCQQWEDDHQTFREHFIDTMFGNLTTDEIITLNTAQQKIYTTLATMKEEE, from the coding sequence ATGTATGATTTAGAGAATATGGATCCACGTTATTTGGTTTTTGGAAATATTTTTATGTTATCCAATCGACTGCAGAACGTAATGGATCAAAAGGCTACTGACTTAACCGCCAAACAATGGTTTGTACTTATGATGCTTGGTATGTTTGATACACCACCTACGTTGAAACAACTCGCTAGTGTTTGTGACAGTTCACATCAGAATACAAAGCAGCTCATTATGAAATTAGAAAAAAAAGGCTTTATACGCATTGAAAATGATCCAAATGACCGACGTGCCATAAGAATTGCTACTACACCCAAGTGTCAACAATGGGAAGATGACCACCAAACTTTTAGAGAGCATTTTATCGATACTATGTTTGGTAATCTGACTACCGATGAAATTATAACACTCAACACAGCACAGCAAAAAATCTATACGACGCTGGCTACCATGAAGGAGGAAGAATAA
- a CDS encoding EFR1 family ferrodoxin (N-terminal region resembles flavodoxins. C-terminal ferrodoxin region binds two 4Fe-4S clusters.) — protein sequence MSKNIIFYFTGTGNSLAVARSIGSAMTDVALIPMLKEDAHTYINTHTESIGLIYPIHVNQLPIPVIQFIKKIHLSSKVYFYAVATHGGIPGMSRLYMNKILKKQGIDLEAYYEIEMLNNTPKGIAPKFLMRLNWELDITPEKVEQKLSAMQIEIERIVKDLKDRKETTVQKPPRGTGRMMYWMMQLMWLISNPSKTKLQFLVDDSCIGCGICEQVCTTKRIKMNGERPEWVHEHCNFCYACFNYCPKEAIGVKYYTKKLGRYHHPDISAQDIAAQIK from the coding sequence ATGTCAAAAAATATTATATTTTATTTTACAGGCACAGGAAATTCATTAGCGGTTGCAAGAAGTATCGGTTCGGCCATGACAGATGTTGCCTTAATACCAATGTTAAAAGAGGATGCTCATACTTATATTAACACTCATACAGAAAGCATTGGTTTGATCTATCCAATACATGTCAATCAATTGCCTATTCCTGTTATTCAATTCATTAAGAAAATACATTTATCCTCAAAAGTATATTTCTATGCCGTTGCAACACATGGTGGAATACCGGGAATGTCCAGACTCTATATGAATAAGATCTTAAAAAAACAAGGTATAGATTTAGAAGCCTATTATGAAATTGAGATGCTTAACAATACACCCAAAGGTATAGCGCCAAAGTTTTTAATGCGGCTTAACTGGGAGTTAGACATTACACCCGAAAAAGTTGAACAAAAGTTGAGTGCAATGCAGATTGAGATAGAGCGTATAGTTAAGGATTTAAAAGACAGGAAAGAAACAACTGTACAAAAGCCACCAAGAGGGACCGGGAGAATGATGTACTGGATGATGCAGCTTATGTGGTTGATCAGTAATCCGTCCAAAACCAAGCTACAATTTCTTGTGGATGACTCTTGCATAGGGTGCGGAATCTGTGAACAAGTCTGTACAACGAAGCGTATCAAGATGAATGGGGAGAGGCCGGAGTGGGTACACGAGCACTGTAATTTCTGTTATGCGTGTTTTAACTATTGTCCCAAGGAAGCCATCGGTGTCAAGTACTATACCAAAAAACTTGGACGATATCATCATCCGGATATAAGTGCCCAGGATATTGCGGCGCAAATTAAGTGA
- a CDS encoding flavodoxin family protein encodes MKIVVVHGSPRKGNTYKATKQFKEEMEKQGDIEFVDFFLPKDMPEFCHGCMNCFLKGELTCPHARYTMPILDQMVSADGLIFTTPVFALSLSGCMKSFLDHYAYIFIVHRARSEMFHKKAFILASTVGAGSKAAIKTISTSLKYWGVNRVYSYSFTTFGTEWNNIETEKKSKIKSDIADKAKKFYTEVDSGKKHTPYLFISFMFKMSRFILKKYADETSLDKQYWIKKGWYSGEKSPF; translated from the coding sequence ATGAAAATAGTGGTGGTCCATGGCAGTCCGAGAAAAGGCAATACCTATAAAGCGACTAAGCAATTCAAAGAAGAAATGGAAAAACAAGGCGATATTGAATTTGTTGATTTTTTTCTACCAAAAGATATGCCTGAGTTTTGTCATGGGTGTATGAACTGTTTTTTGAAGGGTGAGCTTACATGTCCGCACGCCCGATATACCATGCCCATTCTGGATCAGATGGTGTCGGCGGATGGACTCATATTTACAACACCAGTTTTTGCCCTTTCCTTAAGTGGATGTATGAAATCCTTCCTAGATCACTATGCTTATATTTTTATTGTACATAGAGCAAGAAGTGAAATGTTTCATAAAAAAGCCTTTATACTAGCTTCTACAGTAGGTGCCGGATCAAAAGCTGCCATAAAAACAATCAGCACCAGTTTGAAGTATTGGGGTGTTAACCGAGTGTACAGTTATAGCTTTACGACATTTGGAACCGAATGGAACAATATAGAGACAGAGAAAAAATCGAAAATCAAAAGTGACATCGCAGATAAAGCTAAGAAGTTTTACACGGAAGTGGATTCCGGTAAAAAACATACGCCCTATCTGTTCATAAGTTTCATGTTTAAAATGAGTCGATTCATTCTGAAAAAATATGCAGATGAAACCTCTCTAGATAAGCAATACTGGATAAAAAAAGGTTGGTATTCAGGGGAGAAAAGTCCCTTCTAA
- a CDS encoding SDR family oxidoreductase codes for MRGNHKMKVLVTGATGNVGQYAVEALLSLDETVVAASTRTNKLKDMFGDRVEAVELDFEKPHTYESALKDVDRIFLMRPPHLGKPENLYAFLEAAKNHSIKLISFLSLMGVEKNTIPPHHKIEKKIEELGIPFAHIRPGFFMQNISGIHATEIKEKDEIFVPAGRSKTSFIDAADIGLAIATVLHDSEQHRNTAYTITGPEALDYYQIAEMLSQVTGRKIQYKKPSFLRYRHYYIKKRGLDPSYVNVTVALYFMTRLGTAQAVTDEFFKLTGRKPRTFMAFAKDHINDFDAQA; via the coding sequence ATGAGAGGTAACCACAAGATGAAAGTGCTTGTAACGGGTGCAACAGGGAATGTAGGACAATATGCCGTAGAGGCTTTATTAAGTCTGGATGAGACTGTAGTTGCAGCCAGTACGCGTACAAACAAACTTAAAGATATGTTTGGCGACAGAGTTGAAGCTGTCGAACTTGATTTTGAAAAGCCCCACACTTATGAAAGCGCACTAAAAGATGTGGATCGAATATTTTTGATGAGACCGCCCCACTTAGGTAAGCCAGAGAATCTGTATGCATTTTTGGAAGCGGCTAAAAACCACTCTATTAAGCTGATATCCTTTTTATCTCTTATGGGTGTAGAGAAAAATACAATTCCACCCCATCATAAAATCGAAAAGAAGATCGAGGAGCTAGGCATTCCCTTTGCACACATAAGGCCGGGATTTTTTATGCAAAATATTTCCGGTATCCATGCAACAGAGATCAAAGAGAAGGATGAAATATTTGTTCCGGCAGGAAGGAGCAAGACAAGTTTTATTGACGCAGCAGACATAGGACTTGCAATTGCAACTGTCTTACATGACTCAGAACAACATAGAAATACCGCGTATACCATTACAGGACCTGAAGCTTTAGATTACTATCAGATTGCAGAGATGCTTAGTCAAGTAACAGGGAGAAAGATTCAATATAAAAAACCCAGTTTCCTAAGGTACCGTCATTATTATATAAAAAAAAGAGGCCTTGACCCCTCTTATGTGAATGTAACGGTTGCGCTATATTTTATGACGAGATTGGGCACAGCCCAAGCGGTTACGGATGAATTCTTTAAGCTCACAGGAAGGAAACCTAGAACCTTTATGGCCTTTGCAAAAGACCATATTAATGATTTTGATGCGCAAGCATAA
- a CDS encoding MATE family efflux transporter — MKKNKMNLTQDPVTGLIIKMTFPMIFGMLGIVAFNMVDTYYVSKLGLIPMAAMTLTFPVVMVIGALAQGIGIGAAALISKAVGEQQHTKIIRYTTDSLTLGLILVFVFVIAGLLTIRPLFTLLGADLETMPYVVDYMTIWYGGVMFLIIPMIGNSAIRALGDTKTPALIMTVAALVNMLFDPIFIFGYGPIPALGIKGAAIATVISRAITLIVSLYVLIYRQKIVSFQKALFSDIVKSFKDLIYIGIPNALTRIITPLAIGVITGLVTTFGKEATAGFGIATRIEMFAMLIINALASIFVPLLGQNIGAKKDLRVMEVIKKSELFSILYGLFVMLILILFGRPLAQIFTDNSAVIETVRMYLLIIPIGYGLQGLFLIHTSILNVINKPLHSAMISLIRMFLLYVPLAIVLSGLMGLNGIWIALNASFVISVLISKYMVGKLMLAHQNH; from the coding sequence ATGAAAAAGAATAAAATGAATCTCACTCAAGACCCAGTCACCGGACTGATTATAAAAATGACTTTCCCAATGATTTTTGGCATGTTGGGTATCGTTGCTTTTAATATGGTTGATACCTATTATGTCAGTAAGCTTGGCCTTATACCTATGGCCGCTATGACCCTAACCTTCCCGGTGGTTATGGTTATCGGCGCTCTGGCTCAAGGTATCGGTATCGGTGCTGCTGCCTTAATATCAAAAGCCGTTGGTGAACAACAACATACTAAGATTATAAGGTATACAACCGATAGTCTAACCCTTGGTTTGATACTGGTGTTCGTGTTTGTGATTGCCGGTTTATTAACCATTCGACCCTTGTTCACCTTACTGGGTGCCGATCTGGAAACAATGCCTTATGTGGTTGACTATATGACCATCTGGTATGGCGGTGTCATGTTTCTTATTATCCCGATGATTGGTAATTCCGCTATACGTGCTCTAGGCGATACGAAAACCCCTGCCTTAATTATGACAGTTGCCGCCTTAGTGAATATGCTTTTTGATCCGATCTTTATTTTCGGGTATGGTCCGATTCCTGCCCTCGGCATCAAAGGTGCTGCCATAGCAACGGTCATTTCAAGAGCTATAACACTCATTGTCTCTTTGTATGTCCTTATATATCGACAAAAGATTGTCTCATTTCAAAAGGCACTTTTTTCAGATATTGTTAAGTCCTTTAAAGATCTTATATATATTGGTATACCCAATGCGCTGACCAGAATTATAACGCCTCTAGCTATAGGCGTTATTACCGGTCTTGTTACCACTTTCGGAAAAGAGGCGACCGCAGGCTTTGGTATCGCAACCCGTATTGAAATGTTTGCGATGCTCATTATCAATGCCCTGGCTTCTATTTTCGTCCCTCTCTTAGGTCAGAATATAGGTGCAAAAAAAGACCTCCGTGTCATGGAGGTCATCAAAAAATCAGAACTGTTTTCTATCTTATATGGGCTATTTGTTATGCTGATATTAATACTCTTTGGTCGTCCTCTGGCTCAAATATTTACTGACAATTCCGCCGTTATCGAGACGGTTCGTATGTATCTCCTCATCATACCGATTGGCTATGGTTTGCAAGGCTTATTCTTAATTCATACAAGTATACTAAATGTCATCAACAAACCCTTGCATTCTGCCATGATTTCTTTGATTCGTATGTTTCTTCTATATGTCCCATTGGCCATCGTTCTATCCGGTCTTATGGGTTTAAATGGCATCTGGATTGCTTTAAATGCTTCATTTGTTATCTCTGTTTTAATCAGCAAATATATGGTAGGGAAGCTTATGCTTGCGCATCAAAATCATTAA
- a CDS encoding EAL domain-containing protein, whose product MNTLFFRWATKLHNRIENSCLLGAIRHSLTLMIPFMLIGSCAIIIVSFPSQTYQNLMTQYFGHTWSALFVQIRMATFGLLSLLTMITVSNLYITAISTKTKTYANPNIASLLTVVNYMILMGTPLDFELLGTTGLFFSILTAAITSLLYVKTVSIKTLNLSIYSSGVNPYFGIALKSILPSAITLLPFIILGALIQHQGSTIFIEVNTLLLKIFSNLGDTLFAALLFSLTIHVLWFFGIHGNNILDYVSQNLYLNATLDNQTLINVGDYTGTILTKPFFDSFVLMGGAGATISLLLAIFIWGKQDNIRRHGKMSLIPSIFNINELVLFGLPIVLEPLYLIPFILVPLIHTTTAYLAISLGLVPYTQIIVEWTTPIFLSGYLTTGSIAGSLLQLFNLIVGVLIYKPFVQLSETLALKRDLNSYNRLLNTFKEDELLNYFPSLSKYNNGIGNIATILIAELELAIKKNAFNMFYQPQFNVHNNVFGVESLLRWEHPRYGFIYPPLILALAEEGGFAEVLSQLIIINVIRDTSELNKLGYNDLKVSINLSANELKSEVLVDKLLDIIHRFDVLEDQISIEITEQLAISNNPKIHKTLSRLIENKFSISMDDFGMGHSSLMYLKTIPFDTIKLDGSLVLDIVSNPVSQEIIASIHYLSQSLGFKLLAEYVETTTQRDKLIEFGCTNFQGYLYSKALPFNTLIEFLNNHPKG is encoded by the coding sequence ATGAATACTCTTTTTTTTCGATGGGCAACTAAACTGCATAATCGTATTGAAAACTCATGTCTTCTTGGTGCAATTAGACATTCCTTAACACTTATGATACCCTTTATGCTCATTGGTTCTTGTGCAATTATTATTGTCAGTTTTCCTTCTCAAACTTATCAAAACTTGATGACACAGTATTTTGGCCATACTTGGAGTGCTTTATTCGTCCAAATCCGTATGGCTACTTTTGGATTGCTTTCGTTATTAACTATGATTACTGTTAGCAATCTATATATCACAGCGATTTCGACTAAAACTAAAACTTATGCTAATCCTAATATAGCAAGTTTATTAACTGTCGTAAATTACATGATTTTAATGGGAACGCCGCTTGATTTTGAACTCCTTGGTACAACGGGATTGTTTTTTTCAATTCTAACCGCAGCAATCACTTCACTACTTTATGTAAAAACCGTTTCAATCAAGACTCTAAATCTCTCCATCTATTCCTCCGGTGTAAACCCTTATTTTGGTATCGCTCTAAAATCTATCCTCCCATCGGCAATTACCCTGCTACCATTTATCATTCTGGGGGCTCTCATACAGCATCAAGGTAGTACTATTTTCATTGAAGTAAATACCCTCCTCTTAAAGATCTTTTCTAATTTAGGGGATACTTTATTTGCTGCTTTACTTTTTTCCCTGACTATTCATGTTTTGTGGTTTTTCGGTATACATGGCAACAATATATTAGACTATGTCTCACAAAACTTGTACCTAAATGCGACCTTAGATAACCAAACACTCATTAATGTTGGGGATTATACCGGCACCATACTTACAAAGCCATTCTTTGATTCTTTTGTCTTAATGGGAGGTGCAGGTGCAACAATCAGTTTACTTCTCGCAATATTTATATGGGGTAAACAAGACAATATTAGGCGCCACGGAAAAATGTCATTAATACCCTCCATCTTCAATATTAATGAATTGGTTCTTTTTGGCTTACCTATTGTTCTTGAACCTTTATACTTAATTCCTTTTATTCTTGTTCCACTCATTCACACAACAACAGCTTATCTTGCGATATCATTAGGTTTGGTCCCTTATACTCAGATCATTGTTGAATGGACAACGCCCATTTTTCTAAGTGGCTACCTCACTACTGGTAGTATTGCCGGCAGTTTACTTCAGCTTTTCAATCTGATAGTAGGGGTACTTATCTACAAACCTTTTGTACAACTAAGTGAAACACTGGCATTAAAGCGTGATCTAAACAGTTATAATCGATTGCTGAATACATTTAAAGAAGATGAATTATTAAATTACTTTCCAAGTCTGTCTAAATACAACAATGGTATTGGTAATATTGCAACTATTCTCATTGCCGAACTTGAACTCGCTATTAAAAAAAATGCGTTCAACATGTTTTACCAACCACAATTTAATGTTCATAATAATGTTTTCGGCGTTGAGTCTTTGCTCCGATGGGAACATCCGCGGTACGGATTTATTTATCCACCTTTGATTCTAGCACTTGCAGAAGAAGGTGGCTTTGCCGAGGTTTTGAGTCAACTGATTATTATAAACGTTATTAGAGATACATCTGAACTTAACAAGCTTGGATATAATGACTTAAAAGTCTCCATTAATCTTTCTGCAAATGAATTAAAATCAGAAGTACTCGTGGATAAACTGCTTGACATCATTCATAGATTTGACGTACTTGAAGACCAGATTTCAATTGAAATTACCGAGCAACTTGCAATATCTAATAACCCTAAGATTCATAAAACCCTATCTCGATTGATTGAAAATAAGTTCAGCATCTCAATGGATGATTTTGGTATGGGTCATAGTTCACTCATGTATTTAAAAACGATTCCATTTGATACTATAAAGCTTGATGGCTCATTGGTCTTAGACATTGTTAGCAATCCTGTCAGCCAAGAAATAATTGCCTCCATTCATTATCTTAGTCAATCCTTAGGCTTTAAACTATTGGCTGAGTATGTTGAAACTACAACCCAAAGAGACAAATTGATAGAATTTGGCTGTACTAACTTTCAAGGTTATCTATACTCAAAAGCACTTCCATTTAATACACTTATAGAATTTTTAAACAATCATCCCAAAGGTTAA
- a CDS encoding zinc dependent phospholipase C family protein, protein MFVMSHYLIGNFIYKSLFKESPHTSINIQLLFEYGNVLPDLHPRLSQINHYLESTCDDLEKYVKQSQDQNLSPNQRILSLGVVCHFLSDYFCKYHAFSYYKKQSIIKHLFYELKLHIQLMYLLLFQKERLNVYSDYNLESHSDIHTMIDTLQQDYFNEKTSILTDIIFALRASYITTSALLDHPTTPSEKNLIYYPDPYLS, encoded by the coding sequence ATGTTTGTTATGTCTCATTATCTCATTGGTAATTTTATTTACAAATCCCTATTTAAAGAATCTCCGCATACATCCATAAACATACAATTACTTTTTGAATATGGCAATGTCTTACCTGATCTACACCCCAGGCTTTCACAAATAAATCACTATCTTGAAAGTACCTGCGATGATTTGGAAAAATATGTTAAGCAAAGCCAGGATCAAAATCTATCACCTAACCAACGTATCTTAAGCCTAGGCGTCGTCTGCCATTTTCTTAGTGACTACTTCTGTAAATATCATGCATTCTCCTACTATAAAAAACAATCCATAATCAAACATCTATTCTATGAGTTGAAGCTTCATATTCAGCTTATGTATCTTTTGCTTTTTCAAAAAGAACGTTTAAATGTATACTCGGATTATAATCTCGAATCTCACTCGGATATTCATACAATGATTGACACTTTACAACAAGATTATTTTAATGAAAAAACATCTATCCTGACGGATATCATCTTTGCACTTCGTGCATCTTATATAACCACTTCTGCACTCTTAGATCATCCCACAACGCCTTCTGAGAAAAATCTTATCTACTATCCTGACCCATACCTGAGTTAA
- a CDS encoding ABC transporter permease, translating into MKTFNTMLKTELKLSLRGMDMLIFAICMPIIVLVVLGIIYGDKPAYVGASYTFLEQSFGAIVSIAISAGGVMGLPLVISDYRGKKILKRLKVTPARPVIILLVQITIYGLYALTSLVLLYVIASVFYSFRMQGDFLQFLLGWLLVLISMFSIGVMVGGLAKNIKVAGILASLLYFPMLIFSGATLPYEVMPPAMQKAADLLPLTQGIKLLKATSLGLPVENVLPSIVVMLVIAGVCSFVSLRFFKWE; encoded by the coding sequence ATGAAGACCTTTAATACAATGTTAAAAACGGAGCTGAAGCTGTCTCTACGTGGTATGGATATGCTGATCTTTGCCATCTGTATGCCCATCATTGTTCTGGTAGTGCTTGGCATTATCTACGGTGACAAACCGGCTTATGTGGGCGCGTCTTATACTTTCTTAGAACAATCCTTCGGCGCGATTGTATCTATAGCCATTAGTGCCGGTGGTGTTATGGGATTACCCCTTGTCATATCTGACTATAGAGGCAAAAAAATACTAAAAAGATTAAAAGTAACACCGGCTCGACCTGTCATTATTTTACTGGTACAGATTACCATCTATGGGTTGTATGCTTTGACTTCTCTGGTTCTTCTTTATGTTATTGCCAGTGTTTTTTATAGTTTCCGAATGCAAGGCGATTTTTTACAATTCCTTCTTGGTTGGTTATTGGTGTTGATTTCCATGTTTAGCATCGGTGTCATGGTCGGTGGACTTGCAAAGAATATTAAAGTCGCAGGCATACTTGCCAGCTTGCTTTACTTCCCAATGCTTATTTTTTCCGGTGCTACCTTACCTTATGAGGTTATGCCACCTGCTATGCAAAAAGCTGCCGATTTGCTGCCCTTAACCCAGGGAATCAAGCTTTTAAAGGCAACGTCTCTTGGGTTGCCGGTAGAAAATGTCTTGCCTTCCATCGTTGTCATGCTGGTGATTGCCGGTGTGTGCTCTTTTGTATCTCTTCGGTTTTTCAAGTGGGAATAG